CGAAGCGGTCCTTGTCGGTGATCCACTCCTGGTTGACCGCCGGGTCGTCGCCCGCGAGGCGGCGCATGACGACGCCGCGGCGGTGGTCGACACGGATCGCGGAGCCCTGCGAGTCGTGCTCGGAGACGCCCGGCGTGGAGACCAGGTCGAACGGGCGCGCGCGGAACCGGTACGCGGCCGACGTCAGCGCGCCGACCGGGCAGATCTGGACGGTGTTGCCCGAGAAGTACGACGCGAACGGCCGGCCGCTCGTGTCGACGGTCGCCGCACCCACCGGGGTGTCGCCGGCGAAGCCGAGGACCTCGGTGTCGAACGTGCCGATCTGCTGCTGCGCACCGCGCTTCTGCAGGTCGATCCACACGTCGCCCGCGATCTCCTCGGAGAACCGGGTGCAGCGCTGGCACAGGACGCAGCGCTCACGGTCGAGCAGGATCTGCGTCGAGATCGCGATCGGCTTGGGGAACGTGCGCTTGACGTCGACGAACCGGCTCGTGGCGCGGCCGTTGCTCATCGCCTGGTTCTGCAGGGGGCACTCGCCACCCTTGTCGCACACCGGGCAGTCGAGCGGGTGGTTGATGAGCAGCAGCTCCATGACGCCGTGCTGCGCCTTGTCCGCCTCGGGCGACGTGTGCTGCGTCTTGACCTGCATGCCGGGCGTCGCCTCGAGCGTGCACGATGCCTGCGGCTTCGGCATCTTCGCCAGGTTGCCGTCCCGGCCGGGCGCCCACACCTCGACGAGGCACTGGCGGCACGCACCGGCGGGCGCGAGCAGCGGGTGGTCGCAGAACCGCGGGATCTGGACGCCCAGCTGCTCGGCGGCGCGGATGACGAGCGTGCCCTTCGGCACGGTCGTCTCGACGCCGTCGATGCTGAACGTGACGGTGTCCGTCGGCTCGGGCTGCGCCACGGGCGGCGCGGCCGGGACGAGCGGCGCGCCCGTCTGCGAGCGGTCCGAGGTGATCGTCATGCGTGCACCCCCGCGAGAGCCGCGCCGCGACGGCGAGGCGTGTAGTCGAACAGCGCGCTGCGCTCGGGCGGGAACAGGACGTCGGCCGGCGTGTGGCACCCGGCCTCGAACTCCTCCCGGAAGTACTGGATGGCGCTCGTCACGGGGCTCGTCGCACCGTCGCCGAGCGCGCAGAACGCGCGACCCAGGATGTTGTCGCACAGGTCGAGCAGCAGGTCGATGTCCGCCGGCGTGCCCTGTCCGCGCTCGAGGCGCTGCATGACCTGCGCGAGCCAGAACGTGCCCTCACGGCACGGCGTGCACTTGCCGCACGACTCGTGCTTGTAGAACTCGATCCACCGCGTGACCGCACGGACCACCGAGGTGGTCTCGTCGAAGATCTGCAGCGCGCGCGTGCCGAGCATCGACCCCGCGGCGCCCACCGACTCGTAGTCGAGCGGGACGTCGAGGTGCTCGGCCGTGAAGATCGGCGTCGACGACCCGCCCGGGGTCCAGAACTTCAGCTCGTGACCCTCGCGGATGCCGCCCGCCATCTCGAGCAGCTCGCGCAGCGTGATGCCCAGCGGCGCCTCGTACTGGCCCGGCCGCGCGACGTGCCCCGACAGCGAGAACAGGCCGTGGCCCGTCGAGCGCTCGGTGCCCATCTGCTTGAACCAGTCCGCGCCGCCGACCACGATCGCCGGGACCGACGCGATCGACTCGACGTTGTTCACCACCGTCGGGCGCGCGTACAGACCCGCGACCGCGGGGAACGGGGGCTTGAGGCGCGGCTGGCCGCGCAGGCCCTCGAGCGAGTCGAGCAGCGCGGTCTCCTCGCCGCAGATGTACGCGCCGGCGCCGGCGTGCACCGTGAGCTCCAGGTCGAAGCCCGAGCCGAGGATGTTCGTGCCGAGGTAGCCCTTGGCGTACGCCTCCTCGACCGCGCGCAGCAGGCGGCGGTACACGTGCACGACCTCGCCGCGCACGTAGATGAAGGCGTGGTGGCACCCGATCGCGTAGGACGTGATGATCACGCCCTCGATGAGGTGCTGCGGGCTCGCCATCATGAGCGGGATGTCCTTGCAGGTCCCCGGCTCGGACTCGTCCGCGTTCACGACGAGGTAGCGCGGGCCGCCGTCGGGCGCGGGCAGGAAGCCCCACTTCATGCCCGTCGGGAAGCCGGCGCCGCCACGTCCGCGCAGGCCGGAGTCCTTGACCGCGGTGACCACGTCGGCCGCGGGCATGCCGAGCGCGCGGCGCAGGCCGCGGTACCCGCCGTGGGCCTCGTAGGTCGCCAGGGTCCAGGAGCGCTCGGCGTCCCAGTGGTCGGTGAGCACCGGTGCGAGGGTCGTCGCCATCGCTCAGTCCTCCTTCGCGTCGGACGAGGCCTGCTTGGTGTCCTGCTGCTGCGACGAGGCGTCGCGCTCGCCCGTGACGGGGCGCTCCGCGCTCGACTGCTCGTCGCCCGTGCGGGGCTTCGCGGCCGCACGGCCCGTGCCCGCCGCGGCGCGCGTCCGCGGGGCCTTCTTCTCGGGCTTCTCCTCGCCCGGCAGCGGCGGCGCCGTCCAGCCCTGCTCGTGCGCGAGCACCGTGCCGCGCAGCGACGCCTCACCGGCTCCTACGCCCTCGTCGGCCCGGCCGTCGGAGAAGCCCGCGAGCACGCGCGACATCTCCTTGAACGTCACGACCTGGTCCGCCCCGCGCGTCGGCGCGACCGGCTCGCCGGCGCGCAGCGCGTCGACCACCGCGGCCGCCGACTCCGGCGTCTGGTTGTCGAAGAACTCCCAGTTGACCATCATCACGGGCGCGTAGTCGCACGCCGCGTTGCACTCGACGCGCTCGAGCGTGATCGTGCCGTCCTCGGTCGTCTCGTCGTGCCCGACGCCGAGGTGGTCGCACAGGTGCTCGTAGATCGCGTCGCCGCCCATGATCGCGCACAGCGTGTTCGTGCAGACGCCCACGGTGTAGTCGCCGTTGGGGTGGCGCTTGTACTGCGTGTAGAACGTCGCGACCGCGGACACCTCGGCCGTCGTCAGGCCGAGCGTCTGCGCGCAGAACGCGATGCCG
The sequence above is a segment of the Cellulomonas palmilytica genome. Coding sequences within it:
- the nuoF gene encoding NADH-quinone oxidoreductase subunit NuoF, which encodes MATTLAPVLTDHWDAERSWTLATYEAHGGYRGLRRALGMPAADVVTAVKDSGLRGRGGAGFPTGMKWGFLPAPDGGPRYLVVNADESEPGTCKDIPLMMASPQHLIEGVIITSYAIGCHHAFIYVRGEVVHVYRRLLRAVEEAYAKGYLGTNILGSGFDLELTVHAGAGAYICGEETALLDSLEGLRGQPRLKPPFPAVAGLYARPTVVNNVESIASVPAIVVGGADWFKQMGTERSTGHGLFSLSGHVARPGQYEAPLGITLRELLEMAGGIREGHELKFWTPGGSSTPIFTAEHLDVPLDYESVGAAGSMLGTRALQIFDETTSVVRAVTRWIEFYKHESCGKCTPCREGTFWLAQVMQRLERGQGTPADIDLLLDLCDNILGRAFCALGDGATSPVTSAIQYFREEFEAGCHTPADVLFPPERSALFDYTPRRRGAALAGVHA
- the nuoE gene encoding NADH-quinone oxidoreductase subunit NuoE — protein: MSVEELVPREPGQVHAASYDDETLARLEADATAIKARYPQERSALLPLLHLVQSQDGYVSPRGIAFCAQTLGLTTAEVSAVATFYTQYKRHPNGDYTVGVCTNTLCAIMGGDAIYEHLCDHLGVGHDETTEDGTITLERVECNAACDYAPVMMVNWEFFDNQTPESAAAVVDALRAGEPVAPTRGADQVVTFKEMSRVLAGFSDGRADEGVGAGEASLRGTVLAHEQGWTAPPLPGEEKPEKKAPRTRAAAGTGRAAAKPRTGDEQSSAERPVTGERDASSQQQDTKQASSDAKED